In Salinigranum marinum, one DNA window encodes the following:
- a CDS encoding 50S ribosomal protein L21e — translation MPSSNGPMKGTRNKLKNKPRERGTSPPQRAIQEYDVGQKVHLKIDPSVRKGRFHPRFNGHTGEVVGKQGRSFKVTITDGGKEKTLITRPAHLRAQQ, via the coding sequence ATGCCGAGTTCCAACGGTCCAATGAAGGGGACGCGGAACAAGCTGAAGAACAAACCCCGAGAGCGTGGGACGTCGCCGCCGCAGCGCGCCATTCAGGAGTACGACGTCGGACAGAAGGTCCACCTGAAGATCGACCCCAGCGTGCGGAAGGGCCGTTTCCACCCGCGGTTCAACGGGCACACGGGTGAGGTCGTCGGGAAACAGGGCCGCTCGTTCAAGGTGACGATCACGGACGGCGGGAAAGAGAAGACCCTCATCACCCGCCCTGCACACCTTCGCGCCCAGCAGTAG
- a CDS encoding elongation factor 1-beta, producing the protein MGKVAAKIKVMPNSPEIDLDALQERLEESLPEGARINGFERDDVAFGLVALLPTVIVPDDAGGTEVVEESFSGVEGVESVSVENVGRI; encoded by the coding sequence ATGGGAAAAGTCGCCGCCAAGATCAAGGTCATGCCGAACAGCCCAGAGATCGACCTCGACGCGCTCCAAGAGCGCCTCGAGGAGTCCCTGCCCGAGGGGGCGCGGATCAACGGCTTCGAGCGCGACGACGTCGCGTTCGGCCTCGTCGCGCTCCTCCCGACGGTCATCGTCCCCGACGACGCCGGCGGGACCGAGGTCGTCGAGGAGTCGTTCAGCGGCGTCGAGGGCGTCGAGAGCGTCTCCGTCGAGAACGTCGGCCGGATCTGA
- a CDS encoding HVO_2753 family zinc finger protein: MSESETDRRHVRQCVSCGINIAGMSAATFDCPDCGHEISRCAKCRKQSNLYECPDCGFTGP; encoded by the coding sequence ATGAGCGAGAGCGAGACAGACCGGCGACACGTGCGACAGTGCGTGTCCTGTGGCATCAACATCGCCGGCATGAGTGCCGCGACGTTCGACTGCCCGGACTGTGGCCACGAGATCTCCCGCTGTGCGAAGTGCCGCAAGCAGAGCAACCTCTACGAGTGCCCCGACTGCGGGTTCACCGGTCCCTGA
- a CDS encoding tripartite tricarboxylate transporter permease, whose translation MDPTLVAPHTLTLVAFTVAGVGLGTLSGLVPGLHANNFALVLVAVAAGVPGPPVAVAVAVLAAGITHTFLDVVPALALGVPDAAMAAGSLPGHRLVLGGRGREALRLSALGSGGALLVAVPVAVPLTALVRRGQSDLYAALPLVLVVVFATLVVAERRPGRIAAAAFLVCLSGLLGVVTLDRPFGGVVAVGGVLTPLFAGLFGIPVLVDAARGGGVPSQGDTTIATPPRDIARAALAGVAGGGMVGYVPGVSAGVAATLSLPIAGGGDPDRAYLVATSGANTATAVFALFSLVALDAPRTGVTVALGEIGTPPLPTLLAVTVTAGVGAGVLVPTLGDRYLRAVGRLDPRATSLVACGLLGLLSAFFAGLAGVAVLVVAGLVGLLPVRLGVRRVHLMGVLAVPLVVG comes from the coding sequence ATGGACCCGACGCTCGTCGCCCCGCACACGCTGACGCTCGTCGCGTTCACCGTCGCCGGCGTGGGACTGGGCACGCTCTCGGGGCTCGTGCCGGGGCTCCACGCGAACAACTTCGCGCTTGTGCTCGTCGCGGTCGCCGCCGGCGTCCCCGGGCCGCCGGTCGCGGTCGCCGTCGCGGTGCTCGCCGCGGGGATCACGCACACGTTCCTCGACGTCGTCCCCGCGCTCGCGCTGGGGGTCCCGGACGCAGCGATGGCCGCGGGGTCGCTTCCGGGGCACCGACTCGTCCTCGGCGGGCGCGGCCGGGAGGCGCTCAGGCTGTCGGCGCTGGGGAGCGGCGGCGCGCTCCTCGTCGCCGTCCCAGTGGCGGTCCCGCTGACGGCGCTCGTCCGTCGCGGCCAGTCCGACCTCTACGCCGCGCTCCCGCTCGTGCTCGTGGTCGTCTTCGCGACGCTCGTCGTCGCCGAGCGGCGACCCGGACGGATCGCCGCGGCCGCCTTTCTCGTCTGTCTCTCGGGGCTCCTCGGCGTCGTCACGCTCGACCGCCCGTTCGGTGGCGTGGTGGCCGTCGGCGGGGTGCTCACCCCGCTGTTCGCCGGGCTGTTCGGGATCCCGGTGCTCGTCGACGCCGCCCGTGGCGGCGGCGTCCCGTCACAGGGCGACACGACGATCGCCACGCCGCCGCGGGACATCGCCCGCGCCGCGCTCGCCGGGGTCGCCGGCGGCGGGATGGTCGGCTACGTGCCGGGCGTCTCCGCCGGCGTCGCCGCGACGCTCTCGCTCCCGATCGCGGGCGGAGGAGACCCCGATCGCGCGTATCTCGTGGCGACGAGCGGGGCCAACACCGCGACGGCGGTGTTTGCGCTGTTCTCGCTGGTCGCGCTCGACGCTCCGCGGACCGGCGTGACGGTCGCGCTCGGCGAGATCGGGACCCCACCGCTCCCGACGTTGCTGGCGGTCACCGTGACCGCCGGGGTCGGGGCCGGGGTGCTCGTCCCGACTCTCGGCGACCGGTACCTCCGGGCGGTGGGACGGCTCGACCCACGGGCGACGAGTCTGGTCGCCTGCGGCCTGCTCGGCCTCCTGTCGGCGTTCTTCGCGGGCCTTGCCGGCGTCGCCGTCCTCGTCGTCGCGGGGCTGGTCGGCCTCCTCCCCGTCAGGCTGGGCGTGCGACGGGTGCATCTCATGGGCGTGCTCGCGGTCCCGCTCGTCGTCGGGTGA
- the rpl12p gene encoding 50S ribosomal protein P1, which produces MEYVYAALILNESGEEINEDNITAVLEAAGVDVEQSRVKALVAALEDVDIEDAIETAAAAPAAAGGAAGGAGGDDDDDDEEEEAEEAEAAEEEEEDEDDDAGGEGLGELFG; this is translated from the coding sequence ATGGAATACGTTTACGCAGCACTCATCCTGAACGAGTCGGGCGAAGAGATCAACGAAGACAACATCACGGCCGTGCTCGAAGCCGCGGGCGTCGACGTCGAGCAGTCCCGCGTCAAGGCGCTCGTCGCCGCGCTGGAGGACGTCGACATCGAGGACGCCATCGAGACGGCCGCCGCCGCGCCCGCCGCGGCCGGTGGTGCCGCCGGCGGTGCCGGTGGCGACGACGACGACGACGACGAGGAAGAGGAGGCCGAAGAGGCCGAGGCCGCCGAGGAAGAAGAAGAGGACGAGGACGACGACGCCGGCGGCGAGGGCCTCGGCGAACTCTTCGGCTGA
- a CDS encoding 50S ribosomal protein L10 — translation MSSDARKTETIPQWKRAEVDELVDFVDTYQSVGVVRVTGIPSRQLQNMRRDLHGKAAVRMSRNTLMERALDEVDDGFEELGEYVAGEVALIGTDDNPFGLFKELEASKTPAPINAGEVAPNDVVIPEGDTGVDPGPFVGELQQVGASARIMDGSIKVTEDSTVLEEGEVVSAELANVLSELGIEPKEVGLDLRAVFSEGVLFEPDELAIDVDEYRADIESAAAAGRNLSVNAAYPTARTAGTLLAKAAGEAKSVGLQAAIEDEELMPDLIRRADAQLRSLAALVDDEEALPEELRGVADAAPASTDESTEEEATEDTDSEADADADTDVDEEDDDDDGADGLGAMFG, via the coding sequence ATGAGTTCCGACGCACGAAAGACCGAGACCATCCCGCAGTGGAAGCGCGCGGAGGTCGACGAACTGGTCGACTTCGTCGACACCTACCAGTCGGTGGGTGTCGTCCGCGTGACGGGGATCCCCTCGCGACAGCTCCAGAACATGCGCCGCGACCTGCACGGCAAGGCGGCCGTGCGGATGAGCCGGAACACGCTGATGGAGCGTGCGCTCGACGAAGTCGACGACGGCTTCGAGGAACTCGGCGAGTACGTCGCTGGCGAGGTCGCGCTCATCGGGACGGACGACAACCCGTTCGGGCTGTTCAAGGAGCTGGAGGCGTCGAAGACGCCCGCACCGATCAACGCCGGTGAAGTCGCCCCGAACGACGTCGTCATCCCCGAGGGTGACACGGGCGTCGATCCGGGGCCGTTCGTCGGCGAACTCCAGCAGGTGGGCGCCTCGGCGCGCATCATGGACGGCTCGATCAAGGTGACCGAGGACTCGACCGTCTTGGAGGAAGGAGAGGTCGTCTCCGCGGAGCTGGCGAACGTGCTCTCGGAGCTCGGCATCGAGCCCAAGGAGGTCGGCCTGGACCTGCGCGCCGTCTTCTCGGAGGGCGTGCTGTTCGAGCCAGACGAGCTCGCCATCGACGTCGACGAGTACCGCGCGGACATCGAGTCCGCCGCCGCCGCCGGCCGCAACCTCTCGGTCAACGCCGCGTACCCGACCGCTCGGACGGCAGGGACGCTCTTGGCGAAGGCCGCCGGCGAGGCCAAGTCCGTCGGCCTCCAGGCCGCCATCGAGGACGAGGAACTCATGCCGGACCTGATCCGTCGGGCCGACGCCCAGCTGCGGTCGCTCGCGGCGCTGGTCGACGACGAGGAGGCGCTCCCGGAGGAACTGCGCGGTGTGGCCGACGCCGCACCCGCGTCCACCGACGAATCGACTGAGGAAGAAGCCACGGAAGACACCGACAGCGAGGCAGACGCCGACGCCGACACCGACGTCGACGAGGAAGACGACGACGATGACGGCGCGGACGGCCTCGGTGCGATGTTCGGATAA
- a CDS encoding 50S ribosomal protein L1, protein MADTIVEAVSRALDEAPPRNFRETVDLAINLRDLDLNDPANRVDESVVLPAGTGQDTKIVVFASGETALRAEDVADEVLSGDDLEDLGDDTDAAKDLANETDFFVAEASMMQDIGRYLGTVLGPRGKMPTPLQPDDDVVETVNRMKNTVQLRSRDRRTFHTRVGAQDMSADEIAENIDVIIRRLEANLEKGPLNIDGIYVKTTMGPSVEVRA, encoded by the coding sequence ATGGCAGATACGATAGTCGAAGCAGTCTCACGCGCACTCGACGAGGCTCCGCCTCGCAACTTCCGCGAGACGGTTGACCTCGCCATCAACCTGCGCGATCTTGACTTAAACGATCCAGCGAACCGCGTCGACGAGAGCGTCGTCCTCCCTGCCGGGACCGGACAGGACACCAAAATTGTGGTGTTCGCGTCCGGCGAGACGGCGCTGCGCGCTGAAGACGTCGCCGACGAGGTGCTCTCGGGGGACGACCTCGAAGACCTCGGTGACGACACTGACGCCGCGAAGGACCTCGCCAACGAAACGGACTTCTTCGTTGCCGAGGCGTCGATGATGCAAGATATCGGGCGCTATCTCGGGACCGTCCTCGGGCCGCGCGGCAAGATGCCGACGCCGCTGCAGCCCGACGACGACGTCGTCGAGACCGTCAACCGGATGAAGAACACGGTCCAACTGCGATCTCGTGACCGCCGGACGTTCCACACCCGCGTGGGTGCACAGGACATGTCCGCCGACGAGATCGCGGAGAACATCGACGTCATCATCCGGCGGCTCGAAGCGAACCTCGAGAAAGGCCCCCTCAACATCGACGGCATCTACGTCAAGACGACGATGGGGCCGTCCGTGGAGGTGCGCGCCTGA
- a CDS encoding MazG-like family protein, whose translation MDEQRRVAAFVDRHGLETPPEFRLLDLTSELGELAKNATESTGYGDDPGGLTLESDEVGDALFALLALAESVDVDAGEALDEALSKYDARLSEKETPASGE comes from the coding sequence ATGGACGAACAACGACGGGTGGCCGCGTTCGTCGACCGACACGGACTGGAGACACCACCCGAGTTCAGACTGCTGGATCTCACGTCCGAACTCGGGGAACTGGCGAAGAACGCGACCGAGTCGACCGGCTACGGCGACGATCCCGGCGGACTGACGCTCGAATCCGACGAGGTCGGCGACGCACTCTTCGCGCTGCTCGCACTCGCCGAGTCGGTCGACGTCGACGCGGGCGAGGCGCTCGACGAGGCGCTCTCGAAGTACGACGCCCGGCTGTCCGAAAAGGAGACCCCCGCCTCCGGGGAGTGA
- a CDS encoding inositol monophosphatase family protein, translating into MATTDSDDIGEIETVARAAVLAGGAELRRRFRAGDEDGEYGSYDVKAAADEAAEARMLPVIRRAFPDHAVFAEEAGEFAGTGPYRWIIDPLDGTNDFATGLPTFAASVAVLREGTPALAVVHQPATDETYLARRGSGVRYQGRRVSADTDRDVETATVATIVGRDVPRDPDLAREADDIRGAVDDLVKRVISSWAPTVHSGLFARGRLQGVVQFHPDEEEQAVTELLAREAGAVVRRDGPRSVAASDEETLAALWDAVDPAR; encoded by the coding sequence ATGGCCACGACCGACAGCGACGATATCGGGGAGATCGAGACCGTCGCCCGGGCGGCCGTCCTGGCGGGCGGTGCGGAGCTCCGTCGACGGTTCCGTGCCGGCGACGAAGATGGGGAGTACGGCTCCTACGACGTGAAAGCCGCCGCCGACGAGGCTGCCGAGGCGCGGATGCTCCCTGTCATCCGACGTGCGTTCCCCGACCACGCCGTGTTCGCCGAGGAAGCCGGCGAGTTCGCCGGCACCGGACCCTACCGCTGGATCATCGATCCCCTCGACGGGACGAACGACTTCGCCACCGGACTCCCAACGTTCGCCGCCTCGGTGGCCGTGCTCCGGGAGGGCACGCCGGCACTGGCGGTCGTCCACCAGCCCGCGACGGACGAGACCTACCTCGCTCGCCGCGGCTCGGGCGTTCGCTACCAGGGTCGACGCGTGAGTGCCGACACCGACCGGGACGTCGAGACCGCGACGGTGGCGACCATCGTCGGCCGCGACGTGCCCCGTGATCCCGACCTCGCTCGGGAGGCCGACGACATCCGGGGAGCGGTGGATGACCTCGTCAAACGCGTCATCAGTAGCTGGGCACCGACCGTTCACTCGGGGCTGTTCGCCCGGGGTCGGCTCCAGGGGGTCGTCCAGTTCCACCCCGACGAGGAGGAGCAGGCCGTCACAGAACTGCTCGCGCGGGAGGCGGGAGCGGTCGTCCGGCGCGACGGCCCGCGCTCCGTCGCCGCGAGCGACGAGGAGACGCTGGCGGCGCTGTGGGACGCGGTCGATCCCGCGCGGTAG
- a CDS encoding 50S ribosomal protein L11: MAGTIEVLVPGGEANPGPPLGPELGPTPVNVQDVVSEINDQTAAFDGMEVPVTVEYDDDGSFTIEVGVPPTAALIKDEAGFDTGSGEPQKEFVADLSVDQVKKIAKQKQSDLLSYDLKNAAKEVVGTCTSLGVTIEGNNPREFKERLDGGEYDEMFVAEAEA; encoded by the coding sequence ATGGCCGGAACTATCGAAGTGCTCGTTCCCGGCGGCGAGGCCAATCCTGGCCCGCCGCTCGGTCCCGAGCTGGGGCCGACGCCCGTCAACGTTCAGGACGTCGTGAGCGAGATCAACGACCAGACCGCCGCCTTCGACGGGATGGAGGTCCCCGTCACCGTCGAGTACGACGACGACGGCTCTTTCACCATCGAAGTCGGCGTGCCGCCGACGGCAGCGCTGATCAAGGACGAGGCCGGCTTCGACACGGGCTCCGGCGAGCCCCAGAAGGAGTTCGTCGCCGACCTCTCCGTCGATCAGGTGAAGAAGATCGCGAAGCAGAAGCAGTCTGACCTGCTCTCGTACGACCTCAAGAACGCCGCGAAGGAGGTCGTTGGAACCTGTACCTCCCTCGGCGTCACGATCGAGGGCAACAACCCCCGCGAGTTCAAGGAACGGCTCGACGGCGGCGAGTACGACGAGATGTTCGTCGCCGAAGCAGAAGCGTAG
- a CDS encoding PadR family transcriptional regulator → MRWLQSGLRRDICVIVAGLDDPTGQQAKAALERHYDDRIKPKTFHGALAALVDGGFLSRAQDGLADRYALTEAGRRRLLDHHAWVESQIEGRGTPDEESGE, encoded by the coding sequence ATGCGGTGGCTCCAGAGCGGACTCCGGCGCGACATCTGCGTCATCGTTGCCGGACTCGACGACCCGACCGGCCAACAGGCGAAGGCGGCGCTCGAACGACACTACGACGACCGAATCAAGCCGAAGACGTTCCACGGTGCGCTGGCGGCACTCGTCGACGGTGGCTTCCTCTCTCGCGCGCAGGACGGCCTCGCGGACCGGTACGCGCTCACCGAGGCGGGACGACGGCGGTTGCTCGATCACCACGCGTGGGTGGAATCACAGATCGAGGGCAGGGGGACGCCGGACGAAGAGAGCGGGGAGTGA
- a CDS encoding M20/M25/M40 family metallo-hydrolase, which translates to MDATPRGFLDELLTTHSPSGFESRGQRVWLDYVSGIADDVWTDAYGNAVAVVDGDGAGPEIAFSGHVDEIGFIVRDVTDDGFLRIGPIGGADRTVSKGQHVTIHADEGPVPGVVGQAAIHLRERDDETYDDLEAQFVDVGATDAEEARSLVRIGDPVTFSSGLQALQGTRLSARGIDNRVGVWVAAEGLRLAADSGVDATVYAISTVQEEVGLQGARMVGYDLDPDAVVALDVTHATDTPAVSGDRSGPVELGCGPVVSRGSTNHPVLVDLLCDAADAAGVDAQLQATGVRTGTDADAFYTSRSGIPAVNVGIPNRYMHTPVEVVDTDDLDATVALLAEVADAAGEYDDFSVRI; encoded by the coding sequence ATGGACGCCACGCCACGGGGGTTCCTCGACGAACTCCTGACTACCCACAGCCCGTCGGGGTTCGAGAGCCGGGGCCAGCGGGTCTGGCTCGACTACGTCTCGGGGATCGCCGACGACGTGTGGACGGACGCCTACGGCAACGCCGTCGCGGTCGTCGACGGCGACGGCGCCGGTCCCGAGATCGCCTTCAGCGGTCACGTCGACGAGATCGGCTTCATCGTGCGCGACGTTACCGACGACGGCTTCCTCCGGATCGGCCCCATCGGCGGTGCCGACCGGACCGTCTCGAAGGGGCAGCACGTGACGATCCACGCGGACGAGGGCCCGGTTCCGGGCGTCGTCGGGCAGGCGGCGATCCACCTCCGCGAGCGCGACGACGAGACGTACGACGACCTCGAAGCGCAGTTCGTCGACGTGGGCGCGACGGACGCCGAGGAGGCCCGGTCGCTGGTCCGGATCGGCGACCCCGTGACCTTCTCCAGCGGACTGCAGGCCCTCCAGGGCACGCGGCTTTCGGCCCGCGGCATCGACAACCGCGTCGGCGTCTGGGTGGCCGCCGAAGGACTCCGCCTGGCGGCCGATTCGGGCGTCGACGCGACCGTCTACGCCATCTCGACCGTTCAGGAGGAGGTCGGCCTGCAGGGGGCGCGGATGGTCGGCTACGACCTCGACCCCGACGCCGTCGTGGCGCTCGACGTCACCCACGCGACCGACACGCCAGCGGTGTCGGGCGACCGAAGCGGGCCGGTGGAGCTCGGCTGCGGGCCGGTCGTCTCCCGAGGGAGCACTAACCATCCGGTGCTCGTCGACCTGTTGTGCGACGCCGCCGACGCGGCCGGCGTCGACGCCCAGTTGCAGGCGACCGGCGTCCGGACCGGGACAGACGCCGACGCCTTCTACACCTCGCGGTCGGGGATCCCGGCCGTGAACGTGGGGATCCCGAACCGCTACATGCACACGCCCGTCGAGGTGGTCGACACCGACGACCTCGACGCGACGGTCGCGCTGTTGGCCGAGGTGGCCGACGCCGCCGGCGAGTACGACGACTTCTCCGTGAGGATCTGA
- a CDS encoding acetoacetate decarboxylase family protein, producing MGTGEPAARRLSTGHDVTLPLSCRARLGGSVFAADWSPLRAALPDDLTPIRLGPRRGAVAVVGIDYHAVGSLDPYREFAVVVPVADSGVAGVPATLSGVGGYVVDLPVTTEPARALGDVWGFPKSVTDVDVEATPRTVDVAVADDGRPDVELSVDVGDAPARRFRRRLTAYAHLDGRLVRIPIDLDAEVRYARGGSGVRLGRGRGRYAAVLRDLGVDPRVYARFVASHATAEIHPPRDAG from the coding sequence ATGGGCACAGGCGAACCCGCCGCACGTCGCCTCTCGACCGGACACGACGTCACGCTGCCGCTGTCCTGTCGCGCCCGGCTCGGGGGGAGTGTCTTCGCGGCCGACTGGTCGCCGCTCCGCGCGGCGTTGCCCGACGACCTGACGCCGATCCGGCTCGGCCCGCGCCGCGGTGCCGTCGCGGTCGTCGGCATCGACTACCACGCGGTCGGTTCGCTCGACCCGTACCGTGAGTTCGCCGTCGTCGTTCCCGTCGCCGACAGCGGCGTCGCGGGCGTCCCGGCCACGCTCTCGGGCGTCGGCGGCTACGTCGTCGACCTTCCGGTGACGACAGAACCCGCCCGCGCGCTCGGCGACGTGTGGGGCTTCCCCAAGTCGGTGACCGACGTCGACGTCGAGGCCACGCCGCGGACCGTCGACGTGGCGGTCGCGGACGACGGCCGGCCGGACGTCGAACTATCGGTCGACGTGGGGGACGCCCCTGCCCGCCGGTTTCGTCGGCGACTCACGGCCTACGCGCATCTCGACGGCCGCCTCGTCCGCATCCCGATCGACCTCGACGCCGAGGTCCGCTACGCCCGGGGCGGCAGCGGGGTCCGGCTCGGGCGCGGGCGCGGCCGCTACGCCGCGGTGTTGCGCGACCTCGGTGTCGACCCGCGGGTGTACGCCCGGTTCGTCGCCTCGCACGCAACCGCCGAGATCCATCCGCCCCGGGACGCCGGCTGA
- the mvk gene encoding mevalonate kinase has protein sequence MTVSSAPGKVYLFGEHAVVYGEPAVPCAIERRARVDVEARADDHVRVRAADLSLDGFTVEYTGSTDGRPDVDVPRPLVDAAMGYVDAAVDQARDAADAPDAGFDIVVESDIPLGAGLGSSAAVVVAGIDAATRELGHELAPEELADRAFRAEYEVQDGQASRADTFCSAMGGAVRVEGDDCRAIETPSLPFVVGFDGGAGDTGELVAGVRRLREEYEFAADTVESIGDIVRRGEELLRAADPDAPPTEELLVELGRLMDFDHGLLEALGVSSRSLDAMVWAARDAGAHGAKLTGAGGGGCIVALDSTPGSRTALRFTPGCEDAFQAELATEGVRVGDAGDAKGDGPAGAAR, from the coding sequence ATGACCGTTTCGAGCGCCCCCGGGAAGGTGTATCTCTTCGGGGAGCATGCCGTCGTCTACGGCGAACCGGCCGTCCCCTGTGCGATCGAGCGCCGGGCGCGGGTCGACGTCGAGGCACGGGCGGACGACCACGTACGCGTCCGGGCGGCGGATCTGAGCCTCGACGGGTTCACCGTCGAGTACACCGGATCGACCGACGGCCGTCCGGACGTCGACGTCCCCCGGCCGCTGGTGGACGCCGCGATGGGGTACGTCGACGCCGCCGTCGACCAGGCGCGCGACGCCGCCGACGCGCCCGACGCCGGCTTCGACATCGTCGTCGAGAGCGACATCCCGCTGGGTGCGGGGCTGGGGTCGTCGGCGGCGGTCGTCGTCGCCGGGATCGACGCCGCGACGCGCGAACTCGGCCACGAACTCGCGCCCGAGGAACTGGCCGACCGCGCCTTTCGCGCGGAGTACGAGGTCCAAGACGGCCAGGCCTCCCGGGCGGACACGTTCTGCTCGGCGATGGGCGGTGCCGTCCGGGTCGAAGGCGACGACTGCCGGGCGATCGAGACGCCCTCGCTTCCCTTCGTCGTCGGCTTCGACGGGGGTGCGGGCGACACCGGCGAACTCGTCGCGGGCGTCCGCCGCCTCCGCGAGGAGTACGAGTTCGCCGCCGACACGGTCGAGAGCATCGGCGACATCGTCCGGCGCGGCGAGGAACTGCTCCGCGCCGCCGACCCTGACGCGCCCCCGACCGAGGAGCTCCTCGTGGAACTCGGCCGGCTCATGGACTTCGACCACGGCCTCCTCGAAGCGCTCGGCGTCTCCTCGCGCTCGCTGGACGCGATGGTCTGGGCCGCCCGCGACGCCGGCGCGCACGGCGCGAAGCTGACCGGCGCGGGCGGCGGCGGCTGTATCGTCGCGCTCGACTCGACGCCCGGGTCCCGCACCGCGTTGCGGTTCACCCCGGGCTGCGAGGACGCCTTCCAGGCCGAACTCGCGACCGAGGGCGTGCGGGTCGGAGACGCCGGGGACGCGAAGGGCGACGGCCCCGCGGGTGCGGCGCGATGA
- a CDS encoding isopentenyl phosphate kinase, translating into MTTVLKLGGSVVTEKDEPESVDEAALARTADAVVDADVGDLVVVHGGGSFGHHHAATHGVSTTDGTHDATAIADIHGAMKRLNRRVVDALLARDVPVVPVHPLSLCARDEEGALSLPHTSVETLLHEGFIPVLHGDLVAHAGAGTTVVSGDELVTALASGLNADRVGMCSTVPGVLDSDGSVVPQIEAFDDIADALGGSDSTDVTGGMAAKVRALLALGAPAFVFGPAELDAFLAGADAGTRIEGDRS; encoded by the coding sequence ATGACGACGGTGCTCAAACTCGGCGGGAGCGTCGTCACCGAGAAGGACGAACCCGAGAGCGTGGACGAGGCGGCGCTGGCGCGCACGGCCGACGCGGTCGTCGACGCCGACGTCGGTGACCTCGTCGTCGTCCACGGCGGCGGGTCGTTCGGCCATCACCACGCCGCGACCCACGGCGTCTCCACGACCGACGGAACCCACGACGCGACGGCCATCGCCGACATCCACGGGGCGATGAAGCGGCTCAACCGCCGCGTCGTCGACGCGCTGCTCGCGCGGGACGTCCCCGTGGTGCCCGTCCACCCGCTCTCGCTCTGTGCGCGCGACGAGGAGGGGGCGCTCTCGCTCCCGCACACGTCGGTCGAGACCCTCTTACACGAGGGGTTCATCCCCGTCCTCCACGGCGACCTCGTCGCTCACGCGGGGGCGGGCACGACGGTCGTCTCGGGCGACGAACTCGTGACGGCGCTGGCGTCGGGTCTGAACGCCGACCGCGTCGGGATGTGTTCGACCGTTCCGGGGGTGCTCGATTCGGACGGGAGCGTCGTTCCACAAATCGAAGCGTTCGACGACATCGCCGACGCGCTCGGCGGCTCCGATTCGACGGACGTCACCGGCGGGATGGCGGCGAAGGTCCGCGCCCTGCTCGCCCTCGGCGCGCCGGCGTTCGTCTTCGGCCCCGCCGAGTTGGACGCGTTCCTGGCCGGGGCGGACGCCGGGACGCGGATCGAGGGCGACCGGTCGTGA
- a CDS encoding MBL fold metallo-hydrolase, translating into MRVTFLGTGSAMPTPDRVQTGILVEPAAAATDDDGDGGGDGRARRLLIDCGSGVLGRLSATDAGYEAVSTVLLTHHHLDHVSDLMALLKARWLAGEEHLEVVGPAGTKALVDGLLEVHDYLQGRMDLRVREVGAESFEVAGFAVEGFETRHSMPCLAYRFGDEFVFSGDSEAFRGLANFASGVSVLAHDCSFPDEVDVSNHPTPTQLGEALSGTDVDRVYLTHLYPHTRGKHSEMIRSVERSFDGDVRMAKDGLRLEI; encoded by the coding sequence ATGCGCGTCACCTTTCTCGGCACCGGGAGCGCCATGCCGACGCCGGACCGTGTCCAGACCGGTATCCTCGTCGAACCGGCCGCGGCCGCGACCGACGATGACGGCGACGGGGGCGGTGACGGACGGGCGCGGCGACTCCTCATCGACTGCGGGAGCGGCGTGCTCGGCCGACTGTCGGCGACCGACGCCGGCTACGAAGCGGTGTCGACCGTTCTCCTGACGCACCACCACCTCGACCACGTCTCCGACCTGATGGCGCTTTTGAAGGCGCGGTGGCTCGCGGGCGAAGAACACCTCGAAGTCGTCGGCCCCGCCGGGACCAAGGCGCTCGTCGACGGTCTCCTCGAGGTCCACGACTACCTGCAGGGGCGGATGGACCTCCGTGTTCGTGAGGTCGGCGCGGAGTCGTTCGAAGTGGCGGGCTTCGCGGTCGAGGGGTTCGAGACGCGGCACTCGATGCCGTGTCTCGCCTACCGCTTCGGCGACGAGTTCGTCTTCAGCGGGGACAGCGAGGCGTTCCGCGGGCTGGCGAACTTCGCGTCCGGTGTGAGCGTCCTCGCCCACGACTGTTCGTTCCCCGACGAGGTCGACGTCTCGAACCACCCCACGCCGACGCAGCTCGGCGAGGCGCTATCGGGGACGGACGTCGACCGCGTCTACCTCACCCACCTGTACCCGCACACGCGCGGCAAACACTCGGAGATGATCCGCTCGGTGGAGCGGTCGTTCGACGGCGACGTGCGGATGGCGAAAGACGGCCTGCGGCTCGAGATCTAA